The Schizosaccharomyces pombe strain 972h- genome assembly, chromosome: I genome contains a region encoding:
- the sno1 gene encoding glutamine aminotransferase subunit produces the protein MSSASMFGSLKTNAVDESQLKARIGVLALQGAFIEHINIMNSIDGVISFPVKTAKDCENIDGLIIPGGESTTIGKLINIDEKLRDRLEHLVDQGLPIWGTCAGMILLSKKSRGGKFPDPYLLRAMDIEVTRNYFGPQTMSFTTDITVTESMQFEATEPLHSFSATFIRAPVASTILSDDINVLATIVHEGNKEIVAVEQGPFLGTSFHPELTADNRWHEWWVKERVLPLKEKKD, from the coding sequence atgtcttCTGCATCCATGTTCGGGAGTCTTAAAACCAATGCTGTGGACGAATCCCAGTTGAAGGCTAGAATTGGAGTTTTAGCTCTCCAAGGAGCATTTATTGAACACATTAATATAATGAATTCCATTGATGgagtaatttcttttcctgTTAAAACTGCTAAGGATTGCGAAAATATTGATGGCTTAATTATCCCAGGAGGTGAGTCTACTACCATTGGCAAATTAATCAACATTGATGAGAAGCTTCGTGATCGTTTGGAGCACTTGGTTGATCAAGGACTTCCTATTTGGGGAACGTGTGCTGGTATGATTCTTCTGTCGAAAAAGTCTCGAGGTGGAAAGTTCCCAGATCCTTATTTGTTGCGCGCCATGGATATTGAAGTGACTCGTAATTATTTTGGACCTCAAACTATGTCTTTTACAACTGATATTACAGTTACAGAGTCAATGCAATTTGAAGCCACTGAACCTTTACATTCCTTTTCGGCCACTTTTATTCGTGCTCCAGTCGCTTCGACAATCCTGTCTGATGATATTAATGTTTTAGCTACTATTGTTCATGAAGGCAACAAAGAGATTGTTGCGGTTGAGCAAGGTCCCTTTTTAGGTACATCGTTTCACCCCGAGCTGACCGCCGATAATAGATGGCATGAATGGTGGGTAAAAGAGCGTGTTTTACCTttaaaggagaaaaaggattag
- the seb1 gene encoding poly(A)site selection protein Seb1 produces the protein MSGIAEFDGILDSLEHSKTGISGSKILKLTNLSMENVSENAQFVASVYKYAKRAPVTHKLGALYILDSIVRSFQDGAKKNNESFENPVDASFSGGWCKAAEITDSLVADAIQHAPSAHLPKILKLCDIWEKASTFPPEKLESLRSKLKDAMASTEPVSVDSAAAPSQSTNPEGNGGSVGSQAAAPTSRPVENDAASILEALAAFAQKAPVPSAAEESVSTPPQPAVAPSVSAVVPNLPVHPATAINAQSQSGNPLSNPLFQPSNVPQSIPSGPMGMKTGSVNDTQSQQITLMNVLASQNVPPAQIDSIMKAAFPNYNAPFQPAGVGSVPLPAPTSSQSLRLGSLHRSRSPSPRSGRPRRSPSPSHLSIPSTLPPADGVPKPTPDGFPRRFERDPTIPPDSIKVYSRTLFLGGITRSVREPVLRSMFERFGSVQSLILNHNYRHGFLKMFRRDAAEKAQVAMENVPFADTTIRTKWGVGFGPRECSDFSTGISVIPIRLLTDADRTWLVTAEYGGTGGLPITPGIALDEPDIEIGLGISSKAISKRGKDFAMRRDERFRGRKPYRGGPPIHHGERHFDSGNDWHGNPSTVPPPTNPYNPGYPYMDPNYSSGYVSQPPWQPQ, from the exons ATGTCGGGAATCGCTGAATTCGATGGTATTTTAGATTCCCTTGAACATTCCAAGACAGGAATCTCGggatcaaaaattttgaaattgactAACTTGTCGATGGAAAATGTTTCAGAGAATGCGCAATTTGTTGCTAGTGTGTATAAGTATGCGAAGCGTGCTCCCGTCACCCATAAATTAGGAGCTTTGTATATTCTAGACTCAATCGTTCGTAGCTTTCAGGACGGTgctaaaaagaataatgaatcttttgaaaatcccGTTGATGCGTCTTTTAGTGGCGGCTGGTGCAAAGCTGCTGAAATAACTGATAGTTTGGTCGCAGATGCTATACAGCATGCGCCATCTGCTCATTTG cctaaaatattaaagctTTGTGATATTTGGGAGAAGGCTTCAACATTTCCTCCCGAGAAGCTAGAATCGCTTCGTTCAAAGCTGAAAGATGCAATGGCAAGTACGGAACCGGTTAGTGTAGATTCTGCTGCTGCTCCATCACAGTCTACTAATCCCGAGGGGAATGGTGGTTCTGTTGGTAGTCAAGCAGCCGCCCCCACTTCTCGTCCTGTCGAAAACGATGCTGCTTCTATTCTAGAGGCATTGGCTGCTTTCGCTCAAAAGGCGCCCGTCCCTAGTGCTGCCGAAGAATCAGTTAGCACTCCACCGCAGCCTGCCGTCGCACCATCCGTTTCTGCTGTCGTCCCTAACCTACCTGTTCATCCAGCTACCGCCATTAATGCACAGTCTCAGTCAGGCAATCCATTATCAAACCCTCTATTCCAACCTTCAAATGTACCACAGTCTATTCCCTCTGGTCCCATGGGGATGAAGACAGGATCGGTCAATGATACCCAGAGTCAACAGATCACTCTCATGAATGTATTGGCTTCTCAGAATGTACCACCTGCACAAATCGATAGCATCATGAAAGCTGCTTTTCCCAACTATAACGCTCCATTCCAGCCGGCTGGTGTCGGCAGTGTTCCTTTGCCAGCTCCTACCTCTTCCCAATCCTTAAGACTCGGCTCCTTACATCGTTCTCGTAGCCCTAGTCCTCGTAGTGGTCGCCCTCGTCGTAGCCCTAGTCCTTCTCATTTATCCATTCCTTCTACTTTGCCTCCTGCAGATGGTGTGCCAAAACCTACCCCTGATGGATTTCCTCGCCGATTTGAGCGTGACCCAACCATTCCACCTGATTCTATTAAGGTATACAGCCGTACTCTTTTCCTTGGTGGTATTACTCGTTCTGTGCGAGAACCTGTTCTTCGATCTATGTTTGAACGATTTGGGTCTGTACAaagtttaattttaaatcataaTTACAGACACGGGTTCTTGAAAATGTTTCGTCGTGATGCTGCAGAGAAAGCTCAAGTAGCGATGGAAAATGTCCCTTTTGCTGATACTACTATTCGTACTAAATGGGGTGTAGGATTTGGACCTCGAGAGTGCTCTGACTTTTCCACAGGAATCAGCGTTATCCCAATCCGTTTGTTGACGGATGCCGATCGTACCTGGCTTGTAACTGCAGAATATGGCGGCACGGGTGGCCTTCCGATTACTCCTGGTATCGCTTTGGATGAACCTGATATTGAAATTGGATTAGGAATAAGTTCTAAGGCAATTAGTAAAAGAGGAAAAGATTTTGCTATGCGTCGTGATGAGCGATTCCGGGGTCGTAAACCATATAGGGGAGGTCCACCCATTCACCATGGTGAAAGGCATTTTGATTCAGGAAATGACTGGCATGGTAATCCTAGTACCGTTCCTCCCCCTACCAACCCATATAATCCCGGCTATCCATATATGGATCCTAATTACTCTTCTGGGTATGTCTCACAACCTCCTTGGCAACCCCAATAA
- the mak16 gene encoding nuclear HMG-like acidic protein Mak16: MQQDEVIWQVVGHEFCSYRIKGEAQNFCRNEYNVTGLCNRQSCPLANSRYATVREDNGKLYLYMKTIERAHFPSKLWQRIKLSKNYAKALEQIDQQLLYWPGRQIHRCKQRLTRLTQYLLKARRLALKHQPALIPIKPKQAHREASRERKALIAAKLEKNIEKELVKRLKSGVYGDQPLNVNEEIWNKVLAAREGLIDEGEEEEEREEAELEFVSDDEDEEEISDLEDWLGSDQSMETSESEEEESSESESDEDEDEDNKGKIRKRKTDDAKKSRKKRAPHIHIEYEQERENEKIPAVQHSW; encoded by the exons ATGCAGCAAGACGAGGTGATTTGGCAGGTTGTAGGTCATGAATTTTGTTCATATAGGATCAA AGGGGAGGcacaaaatttttgcagAAATGAATACAATGTCACTGGGTTGTGCAATAGACAATCATGTCCATTGGCTAACTCCAGATATGCCACAGTACGGGAGGATAATGGAAAGCTGTATCTTTACATGAAAACTATAGAACGTGCGCATTTTCCATCGAAACTTTGGCAACGGATAAagttatcaaaaaattacgCTAAAGCGTTGGAGCAAATTGATCAACAGTTATTGTATTGGCCTGGTCGTCAAATCCACCGCTGTAAGCAAAGACTAACCCGCCTCACTCAGTACCTATTGAAGGCTAGACGATTGGCATTAAAACACCAACCAGCATTAATTCCCATTAAGCCTAAACAAGCGCATCGTGAAGCTTCTCgtgaaagaaaagcacTTATTGCCGCCAAattagagaaaaatattgaaaaagaattggtTAAGCGACTTAAAAGTGGTGTTTATGGTGATCAACCTTTGAATgttaatgaagaaatatgGAACAAGGTACTAGCCGCACGTGAGGGTTTAATTGATGAAGGCGAGGAAGAGGAGGAACGAGAAGAAGCTGAATTAGAATTTGTTAGtgatgatgaagatgaagaagaaatctCTGATTTGGAAGATTGGCTCGGCTCAGATCAGTCCATGGAAACTTCAGAGTCTGAAGAGGAGGAAAGCTCAGAGTCTGAATCCGATGAGGATGAGGATGAGGATaacaaaggaaaaatcAGGAAACGTAAGACCGACGATGCAAAGAAATCCAGGAAGAAGCGCGCTCCTCATATTCATATTGAGTATGAGCAAGAAcgtgaaaatgaaaaaataccTGCTGTTCAACATTcttggtaa
- the hri2 gene encoding eIF2 alpha kinase Hri2, producing MRFFNAHKSAEDGNYSETTNAISLKNERQSRDLSVNKHGRMLLTALLENFCQLYDNNPAKSKRLFALICHTLQKIGILEEEYIEELAAVRSNYQDALHHLILQAREAIRLDDAEERLLALPDPTNVFEKFPQETALSKFSVDGLNVRQFRFRDLTLESWLQSRNSRYIEDFEEYSLLGRGGFGSVYHVRNKIDGAEYAMKKINSTFQQMSYSKIFREIKCLAKMDHPNVIRYFSSWVESTTEATQMPIVMSKNSSRVLGTSSYCDVNGMDSIIFEPTESSALTDDILFAEDPGTESIISTSRKSSYSSTTESSNFENLESPRNLHDSNVSTFNNTTILDDDYSSSMHISKTGPTHSFIIYIQMQLCFDDLESYLIRRNHFLSFPLCKEQIQLHTDLFRMIINGVMYVHEGVNLIHRDIKPSNIFLAKSLPEDRGSVPLISYNDKNDLKEYITPKIGDFGLVVENKKNTETALSFLERNHLPNLQDETQHIGTATYAAPELLDAMSSQHNKFTKKIDTFSLGMVLFELLHPFQTNMERATKLQDLRRGNLPEEFVEQHICESSLILWMTAKDPTKRPSLLEVLNCGLLLPNQVSMPNISNIVSTNHLDVETQMKLIMDENQRLREQIAVLRSRIQHLETR from the exons ATGCGATTTTTCAACGCTCACAAGTCAGCGGAAGATGGGAATTACTCAGAGACAACAAATGCAataagtttaaaaaatgaaagacAATCAAGGGATTTGTCTGTCAATAAACATG GGCGGATGCTTTTAACTGCTTTGttggaaaatttttgtC AACTGTATGACAATAATCCTGCCAAGTCCAAACgactttttgctttaatttGCCATactcttcaaaaaataggtattttggaagaagaatATATTGAAGAACTTGCAGCCGTTAGATCCAATTATCAGGATGCTTTACACCATTTGATTCTGCAAGCGCGTGAGGCAATCCGTCTCGACGATGCTGAAGAGCGACTTTTAGCACTACCCGATCCCACCAatgtatttgaaaaatttccaCAAGAAACTGCTCTTTCGAAATTCTCTGTAGATGGATTAAATGTAAGACAGTTCCGATTCCGTGATCTTACGCTTGAGAGTTGGTTACAGTCAAGAAACTCTCGTTACATAGAGGACTTTGAGGAGTATTCTTTACTAGGAAGAGGTGGATTTGGATCAGTATATCACGTACGAAATAAGATTGACGGTGCTGAATACgcaatgaagaaaattaattcaacATTTCAGCAAATGTCTTAttccaaaatatttagAGAAATCAAATGTCTAGCAAAAATGGATCATCCAAATGTTAT TCGATACTTTTCGAGCTGGGTAGAAAGCACCACAGAAGCAACACAAATGCCGATAGTAATGTCTAAAAATTCTAGTAGAGTACTTGGAACCTCAAGCTATTGTGATGTCAACGGAATGGACTCCATAATTTTTGAACCAACAGAATCTTCTGCCCTTACAGACGATATACTATTTGCAGAAGATCCTGGCACCGAGTCGATCATTTCAACTTCCAGAAAATCTAGCTACTCAAGCACTACTGAATCTTCTAACTTTGAGAATTTAGAAAGCCCTCGTAATCTTCATGACTCTAATGTTTCtacttttaataatacCACCATCTTGGATGACGACTATTCTAGTAGCATGCACATATCTAAAACTGGACCCActcattcttttattatttatattcaaATGCAGCTTTGCTTTGATGATCTAGAGTCCTATCTAATAAGAAGAaaccattttctttcattccCACTATGTAAGGAACAAATACAACTGCATACGGATTTATTCCGAATGATAATTAATGGCGTTATGTACGTACATGAAGGTGTGAACTTGATCCATCGAGATATCAAACCCAGCAATATATTTCTTGCTAAATCTTTACCGGAGGACCGTGGGTCTGTTCCTTTAATTAGTTATAATGATAAAAACgatttgaaagaatacATTACTCCTAAGATTGGTGATTTTGGACTCGttgttgaaaataaaaaaaacacagAAACCgcactttcttttcttgaaCGAAACCACTTGCCTAATCTGCAAGATGAGACTCAGCATATAGGCACTGCAACTTACGCGGCTCCGGAATTGCTAGATGCTATGTCTTCTCAGcataataaatttacaaaaaaaatcgataCATTCTCATTAGGAATGGTTTTGTTTGAGCTGTTGCACCCGTTTCAAACAAATATGGAACGTGCAACAAAACTTCAAGACCTTCGTCGAGGAAATCTTCCTGAAGAGTTCGTTGAGCAACATATTTGTGAGTCAAGTTTAATTTTATGGATGACAGCCAAAGACCCCACGAAGCGACCATCACTTCTGGAAGTTCTCAATTGTGGACTATTATTACCTAACCAAGTCTCAATGCCAAATATATCAAATATTGTATCAACAAACCACTTGGATGTTGAAACTCAAATGAAACTTATAATGGATGAAAATCAGCGACTGCGTGAACAAATTGCTGTTCTACGATCCAGGATTCAACATCTTGAAACCCGCTAA
- the byr4 gene encoding two-component GAP Byr4, with product MTEVECWDDDPDFASDVDNASLFTQSIATTSASTSVDDGFSFDDSISRLNSLSISDVPSAHSRVEQWNQQVHNLNHELSSNKNRISSNVEGYEDDFSFDEEGEEGNNEFNTLRPNKYQDADVDEFNTIRASETASQRPPIPFSSDTLKKTYLSSENDARYPSVSDSPYCESEGFSSFEDDFEIDPDTDLNSILHRKQNRMDPKASFSSVEQSSLRTPSSAHNDDGFWDDFDIDFNNETESIFRKKIRSPNTINQKHPYISSTISYQPNVHQDAKYYPLCKDIFPSLANENPHSDNPNLKYSSKTLSKRDTSSHYPETLKASSKHSSPVKGNSSISSTWTPSNLKIYHSKNSMGLMDLDALKTVASNSKYRTKPKNCKTYGDGTELDTLDELPVDYEFELKLRKKQTTKVSGTPKSKHAGSTQEWHSHTTPRSTSKHENNLNNITNSAKNEHIRSQRQHKTHAAPSKELTKESLSNDQLSVKEKRRHHKKAPTLIQNLNSPRTPKIVGKMRYNPTKHCWEGNDYAIRDFDTPISPSRPALISNISTKKGIQVVGNMVYDPTRLRWIDNSISGQEAEDPFSGFDDLEDTDSTSQYLNENSGSFNGSINSIINFPDMSEIYDVGPEFEKKQFSEDIQWRKRIDGWFFSFKNDDRSRLWELYNILNAEQ from the coding sequence ATGACTGAAGTTGAATGCTGGGACGATGATCCTGATTTTGCTTCCGACGTCGATAATGCTAGCCTATTTACTCAATCCATAGCTACCACTAGTGCTAGTACGAGTGTGGATGATGGGTTCTCGTTTGACGACTCTATTAGTCGTCTTAATAGCCTTTCAATTTCTGATGTACCAAGCGCTCATTCTCGTGTCGAACAATGGAATCAACAAGTACATAATTTAAACCATGAACTGTCTTCCAACAAGAACCGAATTTCTTCCAATGTAGAAGGCTATGAAGATGATTTTTCGTTCGATGAAGAAGGTGAAGAAGGTAATAATGAGTTTAATACACTTCGTCCCAATAAATACCAAGATGCCGATGTTGATGAATTCAATACTATTAGAGCATCTGAAACTGCTTCTCAAAGACCTCCAATTCCATTCTCTAGTGATACTCTTAAGAAAACATATCTTTCAAGTGAAAATGATGCTCGGTATCCCAGTGTTTCGGACTCCCCTTATTGTGAATCGGAAggcttttcttcatttgaagatgattttgaaatagaCCCAGATACCGACCTAAACAGTATTTTGCacagaaaacaaaataggATGGATCCAAAAGCTTCCTTTTCCAGCGTAGAACAGTCTTCGCTTCGTACGCCTTCCTCTGCGCATAATGACGACGGCTTTTGGGATGATTTTGATATTGACTTTAATAACGAAACAGAATCGATCTTTCGGAAAAAGATTCGATCTCCAAATACCATCAACCAAAAGCATCCTTATATTTCCTCCACAATTTCTTATCAACCTAATGTGCATCAGGATGCAAAATATTATCCCCTTTGTAAAGACATATTTCCTTCACTCGCTAATGAAAACCCTCATTCTGATAACCCAAACCTAAAGTATTCTTCGAAAACACTTTCGAAAAGGGATACGTCTTCTCATTATCCAGAAACGTTGAAGGCTTCGAGTAAACATTCTTCTCCCGTGAAGGGAAATTCTTCTATAAGCTCCACATGGACTCCCTCGAATTTGAAGATCTATCATTCGAAAAATTCGATGGGTTTGATGGATTTGGACGCTTTGAAGACAGTTGCAAGTAATTCTAAATACAGAACAAAGCCTAAAAATTGCAAGACTTACGGAGATGGTACAGAACTTGATACTTTAGATGAATTACCAGTTGATTATGAATTTGAGCttaaattgagaaaaaagcaaactACCAAAGTTTCCGGAACGCCTAAAAGTAAACACGCAGGTTCAACTCAAGAATGGCATTCACATACTACCCCTAGATCTACTTCGAAACATGagaataatttaaataatataacTAATTCAGCAAAAAATGAGCATATTCGGTCTCAAAGGCAACACAAAACTCATGCCGCCCCTTCTAAAGAGTTAACAAAAGAATCGCTTTCCAATGATCAATTGAGCGTCAAAGAAAAACGCAGACACCATAAAAAGGCACCTACtttaatacaaaatttaaattccCCTAGAACCCCAAAAATTGTTGGAAAAATGCGATATAATCCCACAAAACATTGCTGGGAAGGAAACGATTATGCAATTAGAGATTTTGATACCCCTATCTCGCCTAGCCGTCCAGCATTAATTTCCAACATttctacaaaaaaaggaatcCAGGTTGTCGGAAATATGGTATATGACCCTACAAGGTTACGATGGATTGATAATTCGATTTCTGGTCAAGAAGCGGAAGATCCCTTTAGCGGGTTTGATGATCTTGAGGATACAGACTCCACCTCGCAGTACTTGAACGAAAATTCAGGTAGCTTTAATGGTAGCATAAACTCAATAATCAATTTTCCAGATATGAGTGAAATATACGATGTCGGCCCAgagtttgaaaaaaagcaatttagCGAAGATATTCAATGGCGAAAGAGAATTGATGGCtggtttttttcatttaaaaacgATGACAGGTCACGACTATGGGAGCTTTATAATATACTTAATGCCGAACAATAA
- the hem13 gene encoding coproporphyrinogen III oxidase — MSDITVEPIGKQMEKLILDVQQEIVAGLEAVDGQKFFQDKWTKGEGGYGISCVIQDGNVFEKGGVNTSIVQGKLNQDAVQRMRANHEGIDRTAKELPFFAAGISMVIHPRNPMAPTTHLNYRYFELVNSDGKKIWWFGGGADLTPSILFEEDGKHFHKLHKEACDRHDPTFYPRFKKWADEYFLIKHRKETRGIGGIFFDDLSEKDPQELFAFVKDCAHTFLPAYVPIMEKRKNMEFTEDDKEFQLIRRGYYAEFNVMYDRGTWFGLQAPEPRVESILMTLPLHASWRYKYEPKQERHKALLKVTHTPIEWC, encoded by the coding sequence atgtCTGACATTACCGTTGAGCCTATTGGCAAGCAGATGGAGAAGCTTATTCTCGATGTTCAGCAAGAAATTGTTGCTGGTCTCGAAGCTGTCGATGGACAAAAATTCTTCCAAGACAAGTGGACCAAGGGAGAAGGTGGTTATGGTATCAGTTGTGTTATTCAAGATGGCAacgtttttgaaaagggtGGTGTCAACACAAGTATTGTTCAAGGAAAATTGAATCAAGACGCTGTCCAAAGAATGCGTGCTAATCATGAAGGTATTGATCGTACTGCCAAAGAGCTTCCATTCTTTGCTGCTGGTATCAGTATGGTTATTCACCCTCGCAACCCCATGGCCCCTACTACTCACTTGAACTATCGTTACTTTGAACTTGTAAACAGTGATGGTAAGAAGATTTGGTGGTTTGGTGGTGGAGCCGATTTGACTCCTAGCATTCtctttgaagaagatggCAAGCATTTCCACAAATTGCATAAAGAAGCTTGCGATCGCCATGACCCCACTTTCTATCCTCGCTTCAAGAAATGGGCTGATGAATACTTCCTCATCAAGCACAGAAAGGAGACTCGTGGCATTGGCGGTATTTTCTTTGATGATCTTTCTGAGAAAGATCCTCAAGAGTTATTTGCTTTCGTCAAGGATTGTGCCCATACCTTCCTTCCTGCCTATGTCCCTATTAtggaaaagagaaagaacaTGGAATTCACTGAAGATGATAAGGAATTCCAACTCATTCGTCGTGGATACTATGCCGAGTTTAACGTTATGTATGACAGAGGTACTTGGTTTGGTCTTCAAGCTCCTGAACCCCGTGTTGAATCTATTCTTATGACCCTTCCATTACATGCTTCCTGGCGTTACAAGTATGAGCCTAAACAAGAGCGTCACAAGGCTCTCCTTAAAGTAACGCATACCCCTATTGAATGGTGCTAG
- a CDS encoding uncharacterized protein (conserved fungal protein) → MEEKVQEFLKDSTKEQKVFFESLNNQTERVCQQTESGDISCIELAAAETKLFATMQSLGFICTLSADPNRPTVFECKRELDTNERKERL, encoded by the exons atggaagaaaaagtacaagaatttttgaaggattCAACCAAAGAACAGAAGGTCTTCTTTGAAAGTCTAAACAATCAAACTGAACGAGTTTGCCAACAAACGGAGTCAGGGGATATCTCCTGCATTGAATTGGCTGCAGCGGAGACAAAATTGTTTGCTACTATGCAATCTTTAGG GTTCATTTGCACTTTATCAGCAGATCCCAATCGGCCCACTGTATTTGAGTGTAAAAGGGAATTAGATacaaatgaaagaaaagagcGACTGTAA
- the mss1 gene encoding GTPase mss1, with protein sequence MRILNRVFLNTFQACFRRFVHQIPTIYALSTPPGTSAVAIVRISGPNACKVAKTLAGSVPKPRIASLRTIKHPVRSEVIDKALMLYFKKPSSFTGEDVVELQLHGGTAVVDVTLEAIKQSGIPNIRYAKPGEFSERAFYNGRADLTQLEGLIDVINAQTAEQLYSANKEAHGSIYDICFRWRKKLIEYRAFLEASIDFSEEHELDDIETIKLFEELNEMKDEIDAHIEGGKCKEVLRKGINVAILGPSNAGKSSLINLLANRRISIVSPQSGTTRDAIEVLVDINGFPVLLSDTAGLRKGEDVQEIEKIGIEIAKARAEESQLTLFVFPINYHSFSESLKQSEILETIKDCLRQRKPIHFLINKVDCVSDYTTMFKPIKAYLQKNFLIPENRIHAVSCKTKEGLIDFLQALSSTFECMVNPLTNNKIQANLGWNERQRQCLSSCSSHLSLALQKSSDIVVAAEEVKLATEDIGRVTGAVDMENVFSVIFSKFCVGK encoded by the exons ATGCGAATATTAAATCGagtctttttaaatacttttcaaGCATGCTTTAGAAGATTCGTTCATCAAATTCCTACTATATATGCATTATCAACTCCTCCCGGTACATCTGCTGTTGCAATTGTTCGTATTTCTGGCCCAAATGCATGCAAG GTAGCAAAAACACTCGCAGGAAGTGTGCCAAAACCTCGTATAGCGTCCCTGAGGACGATCAAACACCCAGTGCGTTCTGAAGTCATTGACAAAGCATTGatgttatattttaaaaagcctTCATCTTTTACAGGTGAAGATGTTGTTGAATTGCAATTACATGGAGGGACAGCTGTGGTGGATGTAACACTTGAAGCCATAAAGCAGTCAGGAATTCCGAATATTCGCTATGCTAAGCCAGGAGAATTTTCCGAAAGAGCATTTTATAACGGTCGTGCAGATTTGACGCAACTGGAAGGATTAATAGACGTTATCAATGCGCAGACAGCCGAACAACTTTACAGTGCAAATAAAGAAGCACATGGCTCCATTTATGATATTTGTTTTCGATGGAGAAAAAAGCTTATCGAATATCGTGCTTTTTTGGAAGCgtcaattgatttttcagAAGAACATGAACTGGACGATATTGAAACGATCAAGTTGTTTGAGGAattgaatgaaatgaaagatGAAATAGACGCTCATATAGAGGGAGGAAAATGTAAAGAAGTTCTGAGGAAAGGTATTAATGTGGCTATTCTTGGGCCTTCCAATGCTGGGAAGTCGagtttaattaatttactaGCTAACCGCAGAATATCAATTGTAAGTCCTCAATCTGGAACGACAAGAGATGCTATCGAAGTACTAGTAGATATAAATGGATTTCCAGTATTGCTTTCTGATACAGCAGGACTCAGAAAAGGAGAAGACGTTCAggaaattgagaaaattgGTATTGAAATTGCGAAAGCCAGGGCGGAAGAATCCCAGTTAAcactttttgtttttcccATAAACTACCATTCTTTTTCCGAATCTTTAAAACAGTcagaaattttggaaaccATTAAAGATTGCCTTCGTCAAAGAAAACctattcattttctaataaaCAAAGTCGACTGCGTTTCGGATTACACAACTATGTTTAAGCCCATTAAAGCTTATCttcagaaaaattttttgattccTGAAAATAGAATACATGCAGTTTCttgcaaaacaaaagaaggacTTATTGATTTCTTGCAAGCTCTTTCCTCTACTTTCGAGTGTATGGTCAACCCTCTtactaataataaaattcaaGCAAATTTGGGTTGGAATGAACGTCAGCGTCAATGTTTATCAAGTTGTTCCAGCCATCTTTCTTTGGCCCTGCAAAAAAGCTCAGACATCGTAGTTGCTGCCGAAGAGGTGAAGCTAGCTACCGAAGACATAGGTCGAGTAACTGGGGCAGTCGACATGGAAAACGTTTTCTCTGTcattttctcaaaattcTGTGTTGGAAAGTAA